A window of Ranitomeya variabilis isolate aRanVar5 chromosome 2, aRanVar5.hap1, whole genome shotgun sequence contains these coding sequences:
- the HERPUD1 gene encoding homocysteine-responsive endoplasmic reticulum-resident ubiquitin-like domain member 1 protein, whose protein sequence is MADGEVTLVIRSPSLKQEEREMTALRSFTVRDLKSQLRRELPGHPMEQEQRLIYSGKLLPDHLKLDEVLSKEVRHVLHLVCSIRSAVHNQTQESKPQPTAGTSGTPSPSAPPADGIRQRIIPQSSPMAQIHTPSSEDVNASFSPYSVYSPQQIIWLQQMYARQYYMQYYAAAAATATSPPSQRRQEIPVVPPAAPDPLPHPFPAANQAPNPEAPAAVNPVANPNLRMNAQGGLVEEEDDFNRDWLDWVYTAARFSIFLSILYFYSSLSRFMMVLGAMILMYLHTVGLFPFRQRPPQEVAAPVQQPVPNHQDPNNNLQENDPTREDVVNEPAAAPLPPNSFVFTAWVFFKTFFASLIPEGPPAVVQ, encoded by the exons ATGGCGGACGGAGAAGTGACGCTTGTGATCCGCAGCCCCAGCCTAAAGCAGGAGGAGCGGGAGATGACGGCTCTGCGCAGCTTTACCGTGCGGGATCTAAAGTCGCAGTTGAGACGGGAGCTGCCCGGACATCCG ATGGAACAAGAACAGCGGCTGATCTATTCGGGAAAGCTCCTTCCCGACCATCTGAAGCTGGATGAGGTCCTGTCCAAG GAAGTCCGGCATGTATTGCACCTTGTCTGCTCCATTAGAAGTGCTGTGCACAACCAG ACTCAGGAAAGCAAACCTCAGCCTACAGCGGGCACGTCCGGCACACCCAGCCCCTCCGCTCCTCCGGCGGACGGCATCAGACAGCGGATCATCCCACAGAGTTCTCCCATGGCACAAATACACACACCCAG CTCCGAAGACGTAAATGCTTCTTTCTCCCCGTACTCGGTGTACAGCCCGCAGCAGATCATATGGCTGCAGCAGATGTACGCCAGACAGTACTATATGCAGTA CTATGCTGCCGCCGCTGCTACGGCCACCAGTCCTCCTTCCCAGAGAAGACAGGAGATACCAGTTGTACCACCTGCGGCTCCGGACCCTTTGCCCCATCCTTTCCCTGCTGCCAACCAGGCTCCCAATCCagaagctcccgctgcagtcaatcCAGTAGCGAATCCAAACCTGCGGATGAATGCTCAAGGAGGCCTGGTGGAGGAAGAAGACGACTTCAACAGAGACTGGTTAGACTGGGTGTACACAGCCGCGCGCTTTTCCATATTCCTCAGTATCCTCTACTTCTACTCCAGCCTGAGCCGATTCATGATGGTCCTGGGCGCCATGATCCTGATGTACCT ACACACAGTAGGATTGTTTCCCTTCAGACAGAGACCCCCACAGGAAGTTGCGGCCCCTGTCCAACAACCTGTCCCAAACCACCAAGATCCAAACAACAACTTGCAG GAAAACGACCCCACCAGAGAAGATGTGGTCAACGAGCCTGCTGCCGCTCCTCTTCCTCCAAATTCATTTGTATTTACTGCCTGGgtgtttttcaaaactttttttgccTCTTTGATTCCTGAAGGCCCTCCAGCCGTGGTTCAGTGA